In Terriglobia bacterium, a genomic segment contains:
- the rodA gene encoding rod shape-determining protein RodA, translating into MKDAPGNREYDWWLLTLVLAICTIGVAEIYSATHASHLAGMHTKQIWWLGLGLVCLFVLSRIDYHLILDQAPVFYLIGLAALVAVLVVGHTRFGAKRWIPLLGQYLQVSELVKLIIIIQLARFFSEVRSDHLSLGDLLKAGMLVGVPLGLILLQPDLGTALVLMPMLVVGAFLAGLQWKHAVAIALIGILLLPVGWHVLKPYQKERITSFLRPEEDPKGSGYQLLQSKIAVGSGGFWGKGFGNGSQNQLGFVPVRYSDFILAAWAEEQGFKGVLLALGLYMALLLRLVQNAQRAKDRAGMFLVMGVAAALGFHVLVNVAMVIGYMPVTGIPLPLMSYGGSATLFVFLAMGLVMNVRLRRFVN; encoded by the coding sequence ATGAAAGACGCTCCAGGAAACCGCGAATACGACTGGTGGCTGCTGACGCTGGTGCTGGCCATCTGCACCATCGGGGTGGCGGAGATCTATTCCGCGACGCACGCCAGCCACCTGGCAGGGATGCACACCAAGCAGATATGGTGGCTGGGACTGGGGCTGGTGTGCCTGTTCGTGCTGTCGCGGATCGACTATCACCTGATCCTGGACCAGGCGCCGGTGTTCTACCTGATCGGGCTGGCGGCGCTGGTGGCGGTGCTGGTGGTGGGGCATACCCGGTTTGGGGCCAAAAGGTGGATTCCCTTGCTGGGGCAGTATCTTCAGGTGTCAGAACTCGTAAAGTTGATTATAATTATTCAGTTGGCACGTTTCTTCAGTGAAGTGCGCTCGGACCATCTCTCGCTGGGGGATTTGCTCAAAGCGGGAATGCTGGTCGGCGTGCCACTAGGGCTGATCCTGCTGCAGCCGGACCTGGGCACGGCGCTGGTGTTGATGCCCATGCTGGTGGTCGGCGCGTTCCTGGCCGGGTTACAATGGAAGCATGCCGTGGCGATCGCCCTGATCGGAATTCTCCTGTTGCCCGTAGGCTGGCATGTTTTGAAGCCGTATCAGAAAGAAAGGATTACCTCCTTTTTGCGACCGGAAGAAGACCCGAAAGGATCCGGCTACCAGTTGTTGCAGTCGAAGATCGCCGTGGGTTCGGGGGGATTCTGGGGCAAGGGGTTTGGCAACGGCAGCCAGAATCAACTAGGCTTCGTGCCCGTCCGCTATTCGGATTTCATCCTGGCGGCATGGGCCGAGGAACAAGGTTTTAAGGGCGTGCTGCTTGCCTTAGGTCTGTACATGGCGTTGCTTCTGCGTTTGGTGCAAAATGCCCAGCGCGCGAAAGATCGCGCGGGAATGTTTCTCGTCATGGGCGTTGCAGCGGCGCTGGGGTTCCATGTTTTGGTGAATGTGGCCATGGTCATCGGCTATATGCCGGTAACCGGCATCCCGCTGCCGCTGATGAGCTACGGGGGTTCGGCCACGTTGTTTGTGTTTTTGGCGATGGGCCTGGTCATGAACGTACGGTTGCGCCGTTTCGTCAACTGA
- a CDS encoding Rne/Rng family ribonuclease, translated as MAKELVISAPAHERRVAILEEGQLVEIYIEREKEFALVGSIYKGRVTRVLPGMQSAFVDIGLDGDAFLYVSDVFENLEEYEPAGTHAEAPLAAPQPAAPALPERAEAPPEAAAEPEARAEGEGEGQPQENIGNNEAAHRQQSFQPRPEGGQYRGGGGGDRGGDRGGDRGGDRGGRGRFGRRGGRHRGGRGPERGRNLPPSKYASPQGSEPRPFEPRGPEQRRPETPRFTAPPEPVAGGEEPIVLPGESLAKYRGRTPATMLPPDEPVNVPSQPRAEAVETPAPVVETPGTPQRAKRSLPSWLLANAEAETAAENAPQAAPETAAAPAVTRAENNLTEEDVAALATQLAEAKHEETQAEAKADAVVGGAVFEEENGGISTEEEAEEEAAEVGEALGEPILEPGEEELTEEEAHEERLAEAEEHEAAAAEAHELAHAEAEAAGGEAPPLELEGDLLPGETRAQQRARLPLGEEQPGEEQPREERPREEQPRESARIGGDVRARFQRPQRGGRDRGGPRHGRRGDRGGRPRPGFERRPQGGPGGQAAPSRRPQLISEMLKAGQEVIVQIAKEPLGKKGARITSHVALPGRFLVYMPTIDHVGVSRKIGTAENRSRLRRLVSEAKGSFPGGFIVRTAAGEATDEEVRADIEFLGRTWNEIKKRGEDRKAPALLHRDLNLVERILRDYVNDEYTAIWIDNEEEYGKVVEFVNRFQPKMVNRVKLYTKETPIFEEFGIQHDLDKALRPKVWLKSGGYIVINHTEALVAIDVNTGKYVGRGSTRLEDTIVKTNLEAVKEIVRQIRLRDLGGIIVVDFIDMEERRNRERVMSALQQALDEDKAPSKALGFNEFGLVAITRKRTKQALERVLCQPCPSCSGSGMVKSIPTLCYEIQAEARKMATDQDAPNLTLRVHPEIAKALKTREAMLMDELEQTSHKHVIIQSDATLHWEQYDIY; from the coding sequence ATGGCAAAAGAACTGGTTATTTCCGCACCCGCCCACGAACGGCGAGTCGCGATTCTGGAAGAAGGACAACTCGTAGAGATTTACATCGAACGCGAGAAAGAGTTCGCGCTGGTTGGAAGCATTTACAAGGGCCGGGTCACCCGCGTGCTCCCGGGCATGCAGTCGGCCTTCGTGGACATCGGCCTGGACGGCGACGCCTTCCTGTACGTCAGCGACGTATTCGAAAACCTGGAAGAGTACGAACCCGCGGGCACCCATGCGGAAGCGCCCCTTGCGGCGCCGCAACCGGCGGCCCCCGCGCTGCCGGAGCGGGCGGAAGCACCCCCGGAAGCCGCGGCTGAGCCGGAAGCGCGCGCGGAAGGCGAGGGCGAAGGCCAGCCGCAGGAAAATATCGGCAACAACGAGGCCGCGCACCGGCAGCAGAGTTTTCAGCCGCGCCCGGAGGGCGGACAATACCGCGGCGGCGGTGGTGGTGACCGCGGCGGGGACCGTGGTGGCGATCGTGGCGGCGACCGCGGAGGACGCGGGCGCTTTGGACGGCGTGGCGGGCGGCACCGCGGAGGACGCGGACCGGAGCGCGGACGCAACCTGCCGCCTTCCAAGTACGCGTCTCCGCAGGGTTCCGAACCGCGGCCGTTTGAGCCGCGGGGTCCGGAGCAGCGGCGTCCGGAGACGCCGCGCTTTACTGCGCCCCCCGAACCCGTGGCCGGCGGCGAAGAGCCGATCGTGCTGCCGGGCGAATCGCTCGCGAAGTACCGCGGGCGCACTCCAGCGACCATGCTGCCCCCTGATGAGCCGGTGAATGTGCCGAGCCAGCCGCGCGCGGAAGCCGTGGAAACGCCGGCGCCAGTGGTCGAAACGCCGGGCACGCCGCAGCGCGCCAAGCGCAGCCTGCCCAGTTGGCTGCTGGCCAATGCCGAAGCCGAGACGGCCGCGGAGAACGCGCCGCAAGCAGCGCCGGAAACTGCCGCAGCTCCGGCCGTAACCCGAGCGGAGAACAATCTGACGGAGGAAGACGTCGCGGCGCTGGCTACACAGCTCGCCGAAGCCAAGCACGAAGAGACTCAAGCAGAGGCGAAAGCCGACGCCGTCGTGGGCGGCGCGGTGTTCGAGGAAGAGAACGGCGGGATCTCGACCGAAGAAGAGGCCGAGGAAGAGGCGGCCGAAGTAGGCGAGGCGCTCGGCGAACCGATTCTGGAGCCGGGAGAAGAAGAGCTCACGGAAGAGGAAGCACACGAAGAGCGGCTGGCGGAAGCCGAGGAGCACGAAGCCGCTGCCGCCGAAGCGCACGAACTGGCGCACGCGGAAGCGGAAGCGGCGGGCGGCGAAGCGCCGCCGTTGGAACTCGAGGGCGATCTGCTGCCCGGAGAGACCCGCGCGCAACAGCGCGCGCGCTTGCCGCTGGGCGAGGAGCAGCCTGGGGAGGAACAGCCCCGGGAAGAGCGCCCGCGGGAAGAACAGCCTCGGGAATCCGCGCGCATCGGCGGAGATGTGCGGGCGCGCTTCCAGCGTCCACAGAGGGGAGGGCGCGACCGCGGGGGTCCGCGGCATGGGCGGCGCGGAGATCGCGGGGGGCGTCCGCGGCCGGGGTTCGAGCGGCGTCCGCAAGGCGGGCCAGGCGGGCAGGCCGCGCCGTCACGGCGTCCGCAGCTCATCTCCGAAATGCTGAAGGCGGGCCAGGAAGTGATCGTGCAGATCGCCAAGGAGCCGCTGGGCAAGAAGGGCGCGCGGATTACCAGCCACGTGGCCCTGCCGGGGCGTTTCCTGGTGTACATGCCGACCATCGACCACGTGGGGGTGTCACGGAAGATTGGGACGGCGGAAAACCGCTCGCGGCTGCGCCGGCTGGTGAGCGAAGCCAAGGGCAGCTTCCCCGGGGGGTTCATCGTACGCACGGCGGCGGGCGAAGCGACCGACGAAGAAGTGCGCGCGGACATCGAGTTCCTGGGGCGCACGTGGAACGAGATCAAGAAGCGCGGGGAAGACCGCAAGGCGCCGGCGCTGCTGCACCGCGACCTGAACCTGGTGGAACGCATCCTGCGCGACTACGTGAACGATGAATACACGGCGATCTGGATCGACAACGAAGAGGAGTACGGCAAGGTGGTGGAGTTCGTGAACCGCTTCCAGCCCAAGATGGTCAACCGGGTGAAGCTGTACACGAAGGAGACGCCGATCTTCGAAGAGTTCGGCATCCAGCACGACCTGGACAAAGCGCTGCGCCCCAAGGTGTGGCTGAAGTCCGGGGGCTACATCGTCATCAACCACACGGAAGCGCTGGTGGCCATCGACGTGAACACCGGCAAGTACGTGGGGCGCGGGTCCACGCGGCTCGAGGACACCATCGTCAAGACCAACCTGGAAGCGGTGAAGGAGATCGTGCGGCAGATCCGGCTGCGCGACCTCGGCGGAATCATCGTCGTGGACTTCATCGACATGGAAGAGCGGCGCAACCGGGAGCGGGTGATGTCCGCGCTGCAGCAGGCGCTGGACGAGGACAAGGCGCCGTCGAAGGCCCTGGGGTTCAACGAGTTCGGGCTGGTGGCCATCACCCGGAAGCGCACCAAACAGGCGCTGGAGCGCGTGCTGTGCCAGCCCTGCCCGTCGTGCTCCGGCTCCGGCATGGTCAAGTCCATCCCCACGCTGTGCTACGAGATCCAGGCGGAAGCGCGGAAGATGGCCACGGACCAGGATGCGCCGAACCTGACGCTGCGCGTGCATCCGGAAATCGCCAAGGCGCTGAAGACGCGCGAGGCGATGCTGATGGACGAACTGGAGCAGACCTCGCACAAGCACGTGATCATTCAGTCGGACGCCACGCTGCACTGGGAGCAGTACGATATTTACTAG
- a CDS encoding bifunctional 5,10-methylenetetrahydrofolate dehydrogenase/5,10-methenyltetrahydrofolate cyclohydrolase, with protein sequence MTARILDGNKIREQVFAELAVEIRALGTEGIQPGLAAVLVGEDPASQVYVKSKIAACVQLGLAGWVHTPSASITTEELLTLVAQLNENNAVDGILVQLPLPPQVDTKRVLEAVDPAKDVDGFHPVNLGRLVSGRTGLVACTPAGCMEILRRNGIPIAGANAVVLGRSDIVGKPMALLLMHANATVTICHSKTHDLPEVVRRADIVVAAMGKAGYVQAEWIRPGAAVIDVGTNRVTDAAEAERLFRNHPERLAKFRAKGQALVGDVHPDAVNVAGALTPVPGGVGPMTITMLMSNTVKAARLRRGAPAAVVHGAPAGGAAPARGAR encoded by the coding sequence ATGACGGCACGCATCCTGGACGGGAACAAGATACGCGAGCAGGTGTTCGCGGAGCTGGCGGTGGAGATCCGCGCGCTGGGCACGGAGGGCATCCAGCCGGGGCTGGCGGCGGTGCTGGTGGGGGAAGATCCGGCCTCGCAGGTGTACGTGAAGAGCAAGATTGCGGCGTGCGTGCAGCTCGGCCTGGCGGGATGGGTGCATACGCCCTCGGCGAGCATCACCACCGAGGAGCTGCTGACCCTGGTGGCCCAGCTCAACGAGAATAACGCCGTGGACGGCATCCTGGTGCAGTTGCCGCTGCCGCCGCAGGTGGATACCAAGCGCGTGCTGGAAGCGGTAGACCCGGCCAAGGACGTGGACGGGTTTCACCCGGTGAATTTGGGGCGGCTGGTGAGCGGGCGCACGGGCCTGGTGGCCTGCACGCCGGCGGGGTGCATGGAGATTTTGCGGCGCAACGGCATCCCCATTGCCGGGGCGAACGCGGTGGTGCTGGGGCGCAGCGACATCGTGGGCAAGCCGATGGCGCTGCTGCTGATGCACGCGAATGCCACGGTGACCATCTGCCATTCGAAGACGCACGACCTGCCGGAAGTGGTGCGGCGCGCGGATATCGTGGTGGCGGCCATGGGTAAGGCCGGATACGTGCAGGCGGAGTGGATCCGGCCGGGCGCGGCGGTGATTGACGTGGGCACGAACCGGGTGACGGACGCGGCGGAGGCGGAGCGGCTGTTCCGCAACCATCCCGAGCGGCTGGCGAAGTTCCGCGCCAAGGGGCAGGCGCTGGTTGGCGACGTACATCCGGACGCGGTGAACGTGGCCGGGGCGCTGACGCCGGTGCCGGGCGGCGTGGGCCCCATGACCATCACCATGCTGATGAGCAACACGGTGAAAGCGGCGCGGCTGCGCCGCGGCGCGCCCGCGGCGGTAGTGCATGGGGCGCCGGCGGGTGGCGCAGCGCCGGCGCGCGGCGCGCGCTGA
- the coaE gene encoding dephospho-CoA kinase (Dephospho-CoA kinase (CoaE) performs the final step in coenzyme A biosynthesis.), whose amino-acid sequence MGRRRVAQRRRAARADTFMLKLGLTGGIACGKSAVAGMLRELGFAVLDADALAHRLMEPGQPAHDEVLREFGAEIADASGRIDRAKLGALVFGHRERLERLNAIVHPRVAEAMQRQFAEWERGGQAAVFVEAALIIEAGFQRQLDGVVVAWCRPEQQMERLLARGLGEEEARRRIVSQMPLEEKLRHATETIDCSGTLEETRRQVEALAERLRPHGPHG is encoded by the coding sequence ATGGGGCGCCGGCGGGTGGCGCAGCGCCGGCGCGCGGCGCGCGCTGACACGTTCATGCTGAAACTCGGCCTCACCGGGGGAATCGCCTGCGGCAAGAGCGCCGTGGCGGGGATGCTGCGCGAGCTGGGCTTTGCGGTGCTGGACGCGGATGCGCTGGCGCACCGGTTGATGGAGCCGGGGCAGCCGGCGCACGACGAGGTGCTGCGCGAATTCGGCGCGGAGATCGCCGATGCCAGCGGGCGCATCGACCGCGCGAAGCTGGGAGCGCTGGTCTTCGGCCACCGCGAACGGCTGGAGCGGCTGAACGCCATCGTGCACCCGCGGGTGGCGGAGGCCATGCAGCGGCAGTTCGCGGAGTGGGAGCGCGGCGGGCAGGCCGCGGTGTTTGTGGAGGCCGCGCTGATCATCGAGGCGGGCTTTCAGAGGCAGCTCGACGGCGTGGTGGTGGCGTGGTGCCGGCCGGAGCAGCAGATGGAGCGGCTGTTGGCGCGGGGGCTGGGCGAGGAAGAGGCGCGGCGGCGCATCGTTTCGCAGATGCCACTGGAGGAGAAGCTGCGGCACGCCACGGAGACCATCGATTGCTCAGGGACTCTGGAAGAGACGCGGCGGCAGGTGGAGGCGCTGGCGGAGAGGCTGCGGCCGCATGGGCCGCATGGCTAG